From Erwinia pyri, a single genomic window includes:
- the rsmF gene encoding 16S rRNA (cytosine(1407)-C(5))-methyltransferase RsmF, translated as MSLSSRVTFPDPFLEQMRELLPDAADFDRFIAISQQPLRRSLRVNTLKISVADFLTLVAPYQWALTPIPWCEEGFWITRDDADKLPLGSTAEHLSGLFYIQEASSMLPVSALFAGCPQPETVMDVAAAPGSKTTQIAARMANSGAILANEYSASRVKVLHANLSRCGVSNTAMTHFDGRVFGAALPESFDAILLDAPCSGEGVIRKDADALRNWSLASTGEIAATQHDLIESAFHALKPGGTLVYSTCTLNRSENQQVIAWLQQAYPDCVEIEPLGDLFPGAEQAVTPEGFLHVFPQIFDSEGFFVARLRKLQSLERLPVPGYKVGKLPFFPVKRAVQKDIAEAAAKSGLGWNPETHTLWERDKEIWLFPAAIEPLLGKVRFSRIGLKLAETFTKGYRWQHEAVIALARPEAENRFELTPAEAEEWYRGRDIYPERDLPANELIVTCQHQPIGLAKRVGNRIKNNYPRELVRDGKLFSS; from the coding sequence GTGTCCCTTTCCTCACGCGTGACCTTTCCCGACCCTTTCTTAGAGCAGATGCGCGAGCTGTTGCCCGATGCAGCAGACTTTGACCGTTTTATCGCCATCAGTCAGCAACCCCTGCGCCGCAGCCTGCGGGTGAATACGCTGAAGATCAGCGTGGCGGATTTCCTGACGCTGGTTGCCCCTTATCAGTGGGCGCTGACGCCAATCCCGTGGTGTGAAGAAGGGTTCTGGATAACGCGTGATGATGCAGACAAGCTGCCGCTTGGCAGTACCGCGGAGCACCTCTCAGGGCTGTTCTATATTCAGGAAGCCAGCTCGATGCTGCCTGTGAGCGCCCTGTTTGCTGGCTGCCCACAACCGGAAACGGTGATGGATGTCGCGGCGGCGCCAGGTTCTAAAACCACGCAAATTGCGGCGCGGATGGCCAACAGTGGCGCTATCCTGGCCAATGAATATTCCGCCAGCCGGGTAAAAGTTCTGCATGCCAATCTGAGCCGCTGCGGCGTCAGTAATACGGCAATGACCCATTTCGACGGCAGAGTATTTGGCGCAGCGTTACCGGAAAGTTTCGACGCCATTCTGCTGGATGCGCCCTGCTCCGGTGAAGGGGTTATCCGCAAGGATGCTGATGCGCTGCGTAACTGGTCGCTTGCCAGTACCGGGGAGATTGCCGCGACGCAGCATGATCTGATTGAAAGTGCCTTTCATGCGCTCAAGCCCGGCGGCACGCTGGTCTATTCAACCTGCACCCTGAACCGCAGTGAAAACCAGCAGGTGATTGCCTGGCTGCAACAGGCTTACCCCGACTGCGTGGAGATCGAACCGCTGGGGGATCTGTTCCCCGGCGCTGAGCAGGCCGTCACGCCAGAGGGATTCCTGCACGTCTTCCCGCAGATTTTTGACAGCGAAGGCTTTTTTGTCGCCCGCCTGCGCAAACTGCAGAGTCTTGAGCGGTTACCCGTGCCTGGCTATAAAGTCGGGAAACTGCCCTTCTTCCCCGTTAAACGCGCGGTTCAGAAAGATATTGCCGAGGCAGCAGCAAAGTCGGGACTGGGCTGGAACCCGGAGACGCATACGTTGTGGGAGCGTGATAAGGAAATCTGGCTGTTCCCGGCGGCAATTGAGCCTTTACTGGGCAAGGTGCGCTTTTCGCGTATTGGACTGAAGCTGGCTGAAACGTTCACCAAAGGGTATCGCTGGCAGCATGAAGCGGTCATCGCCCTCGCCCGGCCCGAGGCTGAGAACCGTTTCGAACTCACCCCCGCTGAGGCGGAAGAGTGGTATCGCGGAAGAGATATCTATCCGGAACGTGACTTACCGGCGAATGAGCTGATTGTTACCTGTCAGCATCAGCCGATAGGCCTCGCAAAGCGGGTAGGCAACAGGATCAAGAATAACTATCCGCGGGAACTGGTGCGTGATGGCAAACTCTTCTCTTCTTAA
- a CDS encoding metallophosphoesterase translates to MLYQHLNSENWRHIFIVGDLHGCREKLDEELLARNFTPEVDLLISVGDLIDRGPDSPACLALLKEPWFRCVRGNHEVMAINALNRGNHQQWILNGGEWFYHLEGMAMMEAKHAINRCRDLPLILHLQLQERTIVVAHADYPSEHYVLRKAVDEEKVVWSRSRIERLQQGKGQYISGADAFYFGHTPLSSPLEAYNQHYIDTGAVFGNQLTLVQVQ, encoded by the coding sequence ATGCTGTATCAACATCTTAATAGCGAAAACTGGCGACATATTTTTATCGTGGGCGATCTGCATGGATGCAGGGAAAAGCTGGATGAAGAATTACTGGCGCGGAACTTTACTCCCGAGGTGGATCTGCTGATCTCCGTTGGCGATCTGATTGACCGCGGTCCAGACAGTCCCGCTTGCCTGGCGCTGCTTAAGGAACCCTGGTTCCGCTGCGTGCGTGGAAATCATGAAGTCATGGCCATTAATGCGCTCAACAGAGGTAATCACCAGCAGTGGATCTTAAACGGGGGAGAGTGGTTTTATCACCTTGAAGGCATGGCAATGATGGAGGCGAAACATGCTATCAATCGCTGCCGCGATCTGCCGCTGATCCTGCATCTCCAGCTTCAGGAACGTACCATTGTGGTGGCGCATGCTGACTATCCTTCAGAGCATTACGTCTTGAGAAAGGCTGTGGATGAAGAGAAGGTTGTCTGGAGCCGCTCCCGTATAGAGCGGCTCCAGCAAGGAAAAGGGCAGTATATCAGCGGCGCAGATGCGTTTTATTTCGGACACACGCCGCTATCAAGCCCGCTGGAAGCCTACAACCAGCACTATATTGATACCGGTGCGGTCTTTGGCAATCAGCTCACCCTGGTGCAGGTGCAGTAA